A genomic region of Enterococcus sp. 12C11_DIV0727 contains the following coding sequences:
- a CDS encoding DnaD domain protein, which produces MLSINEYLKAGETTVSNLVIENYQKIGLADEEFLFWLQLFHSQAKGDLFPDLAEISQIMGKPIDVIYKLLNQLVSRGFLIIQTKQNEQGQMMDTYDLLPIFEKISLLKQNQTVKQQERSSEETIKQLYQGFEKEFGRQLSPIELEMIGQWLETDHYQPELIRLALREAVLNQAYSLKYIDRILLAWERKNITTKEQVAEDQKRRKQALIQKEIEQQGAANEPIPKVTLHNWLNPEDSE; this is translated from the coding sequence ATGTTATCAATCAATGAATATCTAAAAGCCGGCGAAACGACTGTCTCCAACTTAGTGATTGAGAATTACCAAAAGATTGGCTTGGCTGATGAAGAGTTTCTATTTTGGCTACAATTGTTTCATTCTCAAGCAAAAGGCGATTTATTTCCAGATCTAGCTGAGATCAGTCAAATCATGGGAAAGCCGATCGATGTTATTTATAAGCTATTAAATCAGCTCGTTTCACGTGGTTTTTTAATTATTCAAACAAAGCAAAATGAGCAAGGGCAAATGATGGATACGTATGATTTGCTGCCAATTTTTGAGAAAATTTCATTGTTAAAACAAAATCAAACGGTAAAACAGCAAGAACGTTCCTCAGAAGAAACCATCAAACAATTATATCAAGGGTTTGAAAAAGAATTTGGCCGCCAGTTATCGCCAATCGAACTTGAAATGATTGGTCAATGGCTAGAAACAGATCATTACCAACCTGAACTGATTCGATTAGCACTAAGAGAGGCTGTATTGAATCAAGCATACAGCTTAAAGTATATCGATCGTATTTTACTTGCTTGGGAACGTAAAAATATTACAACAAAAGAGCAAGTCGCTGAAGATCAAAAGCGTAGAAAACAGGCGCTGATTCAAAAAGAAATCGAGCAACAAGGCGCTGCAAATGAGCCAATTCCGAAAGTTACTCTCCACAATTGGCTTAATCCAGAAGATAGTGAGTAG
- the nth gene encoding endonuclease III, producing the protein MLSKEKTMEAIEIMYDMFPDAACELTHKSPFQLLIAVILSAQATDVSVNKATPALFAAYPTPVALAQAPVEDIIQKIKTIGLYRNKAKNIKACATQLLDQFDGKVPETREELVTLPGVGRKTANVVMGDAFGEPAIAVDTHVERVSKRLRICKLDANVMEVEQTLMRKIPKELWVKTHHTMIFFGRYHCLARNPKCDICPLLYMCQEGKTRMSAK; encoded by the coding sequence ATGCTGTCCAAAGAAAAAACAATGGAAGCTATTGAAATTATGTATGACATGTTTCCGGACGCAGCCTGTGAACTAACACATAAAAGTCCATTTCAGCTATTGATTGCAGTTATTTTAAGTGCTCAAGCAACTGATGTATCTGTAAATAAGGCAACACCTGCGTTATTTGCAGCTTACCCAACACCTGTTGCGTTAGCACAAGCTCCAGTAGAGGACATTATTCAAAAAATCAAAACGATTGGGTTGTATCGTAATAAAGCAAAAAATATCAAGGCGTGTGCTACACAACTATTGGACCAATTTGACGGGAAAGTACCTGAAACTCGTGAAGAGCTTGTTACCTTGCCTGGTGTTGGGCGTAAGACGGCTAATGTGGTAATGGGGGATGCTTTTGGTGAACCTGCTATCGCAGTTGATACACATGTTGAGCGAGTATCAAAACGTTTACGTATCTGCAAATTAGACGCTAATGTCATGGAAGTTGAACAAACATTGATGCGAAAAATACCGAAGGAACTATGGGTCAAAACCCATCATACGATGATTTTTTTCGGTCGTTATCATTGTCTGGCACGAAATCCAAAATGTGATATTTGCCCACTTCTTTATATGTGCCAAGAAGGCAAGACGCGGATGAGCGCGAAATAA